Proteins found in one Clostridium butyricum genomic segment:
- a CDS encoding SseB family protein, giving the protein MGIFDAFKKDKNKIVRDINEDENKTNIEEKIEIQPEKEKDNYILTHERCNELLQRIFQDEDHGESMMKESSLTENIFILGYIETSIMPGLKDQGKEQDYMWFYSVMSIYRKIFQEKIIKSEKLWKIILKTTGLPFMDKGCEHILVCDTYKDKMIENLKKVYYDVEVIEMTNEDFNNELNELYRTGYKGMGFSDGIQRPYYLSKESLINFEEVSSSKYFINPETQYSMAAFFQEMRRNINYEGADKIRQNLELEMINSIVKTKFIIPIKKSDVNKADLPVYIISENENDKSVNPGLYVFTDQVEVDGLKKKNFDFSDEWDIYLYDFSQLMKLLNDANISEICINCGSIDFKINEQSLEVIKKQAEIVRREMAEKQDEWEKEILPKMLKDKNVPVIKDSNGTVLFARKDDSVLMSKFIFDILSKRDIKKEIMELFFEDSSMENISLYDFDFRRVTLKIKESENKQGLFIVPMRYDNEDDMKSIDDMTIHYTEDAIKMSSENENRKEYSVEKQTMHFYTIANKDTNKTYIPLFSDEKEAEKIYSRDKFRYCKASYKDIMDNVNEYDGIVINPASMSFIIEKNLLSSIFDIINQ; this is encoded by the coding sequence GTGGGTATATTTGATGCATTTAAGAAAGACAAAAATAAAATAGTTAGAGATATTAATGAAGATGAAAATAAGACTAATATTGAAGAAAAAATTGAAATACAGCCTGAGAAAGAAAAAGATAATTATATATTAACTCATGAAAGATGTAATGAACTTCTTCAACGTATTTTTCAAGATGAAGATCATGGGGAAAGTATGATGAAAGAATCATCATTAACAGAGAATATATTTATTCTTGGATACATTGAAACTAGTATTATGCCTGGATTAAAAGATCAAGGAAAAGAACAGGATTATATGTGGTTTTATTCAGTTATGAGTATTTATAGAAAAATATTTCAGGAGAAGATAATTAAAAGTGAGAAGCTATGGAAAATTATTCTTAAGACAACAGGATTACCTTTTATGGACAAGGGATGCGAACATATATTAGTGTGTGATACATACAAAGATAAGATGATAGAAAATTTGAAGAAAGTATATTATGATGTTGAAGTTATTGAAATGACAAATGAAGATTTCAATAATGAATTAAACGAATTATATAGAACTGGATATAAGGGAATGGGATTTAGTGATGGAATACAAAGACCTTATTATCTTAGTAAGGAGAGTCTTATAAATTTTGAAGAAGTTTCTTCTTCAAAATATTTTATAAACCCAGAAACACAATATTCAATGGCTGCATTTTTTCAGGAAATGAGAAGAAACATAAATTATGAAGGTGCAGATAAAATAAGACAGAATCTTGAACTTGAAATGATAAATTCTATAGTAAAAACTAAGTTTATAATTCCTATAAAGAAATCTGATGTTAATAAAGCAGACTTGCCAGTATATATAATATCAGAAAATGAGAACGATAAAAGCGTAAATCCAGGGCTTTATGTGTTTACTGATCAAGTTGAAGTTGATGGATTAAAAAAGAAAAATTTTGATTTTAGTGATGAATGGGATATATATTTATATGATTTTTCACAACTTATGAAATTATTAAATGATGCTAATATTTCGGAAATATGCATTAACTGTGGAAGTATTGATTTTAAGATTAATGAACAATCACTTGAGGTTATAAAAAAACAGGCGGAAATTGTAAGAAGAGAAATGGCAGAAAAACAAGATGAATGGGAAAAAGAGATACTACCAAAGATGCTTAAAGATAAAAATGTTCCTGTAATTAAAGATAGCAACGGTACAGTTCTTTTTGCAAGAAAAGATGATAGTGTTTTGATGAGCAAATTTATATTTGATATTTTATCAAAGAGAGATATTAAAAAAGAGATTATGGAACTTTTCTTTGAGGATTCCTCTATGGAAAATATTTCGTTGTATGATTTTGATTTTAGAAGAGTTACACTAAAAATAAAAGAAAGTGAAAATAAACAAGGTTTATTTATTGTGCCTATGCGATATGATAATGAAGATGATATGAAATCAATAGATGATATGACAATTCATTATACAGAAGATGCTATAAAAATGAGTTCTGAAAATGAAAACAGAAAAGAATATTCTGTTGAAAAACAAACAATGCATTTTTACACAATAGCAAATAAAGATACAAACAAAACGTATATTCCATTATTCTCAGATGAAAAAGAAGCAGAAAAGATTTATTCTAGAGATAAATTCCGTTATTGCAAAGCTTCATATAAAGATATAATGGATAATGTCAATGAATATGATGGTATAGTTATAAATCCTGCTTCTATGAGTTTTATAATAGAGAAAAATCTATTAAGCAGCATTTTTGATATCATAAATCAATAA